From a single Aspergillus puulaauensis MK2 DNA, chromosome 2, nearly complete sequence genomic region:
- a CDS encoding uncharacterized protein (COG:C;~EggNog:ENOG410PK8B;~InterPro:IPR036291) — translation MELPPFLPNAEFTIQHAAPIAEQLRKDQTRCKEGLTPSRLALVLPGSPSPVLDAIAAHFTPDAEVSRALRLARCEAIIGGIKSYWNGLKHTTSEDEDTLLSGEAHMPKVEELEATLKVLQYLERGPVSNITPSSSLKEVVAAVKSHLQISDDMREHFHNEGRKRVSKQRCYMCRQQYGKSGAHDLYPALCIHCGAFNISSSRLSLPENLVLDGKTALVTGGRINLGYHTALRLLRCGAHVIVSSRYPADAVSRYATEADFERWQSRLKVVGADFRAAKDAFRIVRVVRRLLYPWHEERPSTERRFLDILINNAAQTLTDPVKAEIKAISREQRLKDLPQVKRLIADTTEAKYLPMVRGGLDASWIPKIDNGEEPLKIGTNEEKVENLSIAQKGLHTSEDARLGKSSWKQSLDEIPYEDLISAHSVNAFVPLILCRELLPCMGTDDPRSSKRPMGYIVNVSSREGIFDDVANSRSKAGHHVHTNMSKAAINMITETEATAAWKTRRVAMNSVDPGYMSAAPDCQPRDGCPIGFEDGAARVLWPIVVGEREGRVVSGRFLKHFEEGAAIVRRG, via the coding sequence CAGGCTCGCCATCGCCGGTACTAGATGCGATCGCAGCGCACTTCACCCCTGACGCTGAAGTCTCGCGAGCGCTGAGGCTGGCCCGATGCGAAGCCATAATTGGGGGCATAAAGTCTTACTGGAATGGTCTCAAACATACGAcgagtgaggatgaggatactCTTCTCAGTGGAGAGGCTCATATGCCCAAAGTCGAAGAACTCGAGGCGACTCTCAAGGTGCTACAATACCTCGAGAGAGGACCAGTCTCCAATATTACGCCTAGCAGTTCCTTGAAGGAAGTTGTCGCGGCAGTAAAATCTCACCTTCAAATCAGTGATGACATGCGAGAGCACTTTCATAACGAAGGTAGAAAAAGGGTTTCCAAACAACGATGCTACATGTGCCGGCAACAGTATGGGAAGAGCGGCGCCCACGATCTATACCCTGCGCTTTGCATTCACTGCGGTGCATTCAATATCAGTTCGTCAAGATTATCCCTGCCGGAAAATCTAGTGCTGGATGGGAAAACAGCACTGGTCACTGGAGGGCGGATCAACCTGGGCTATCACACAGCCTTGAGGCTGCTGCGATGTGGTGCACATGTTATCGTGTCTTCGCGGTACCCAGCCGATGCAGTGAGTCGATATGCTACGGAAGCCGACTTTGAGCGCTGGCAGTCAAGGCTAAAGGTCGTCGGTGCTGATTTCCGGGCTGCCAAAGACGCATTTCGGATCGTGCGTGTCGTGAGAAGACTTTTATATCCCTGGCATGAAGAACGCCCTTCAACCGAGCGAAGATTCCTGGACATTCTGATCAACAATGCTGCCCAGACATTGACGGATCCTGTCAAGGCCGAAATCAAGGCAATTTCTCGAGAGCAGCGATTGAAAGATCTTCCGCAGGTCAAGAGGTTGATCGCCGACACGACTGAAGCCAAGTATCTACCGATGGTCAGAGGAGGCCTCGATGCATCATGGATTCCCAAAATCGATAACGGGGAGGAGCCGTTGAAGATTGGAACTAATGAAGAGAAAGTAGAGAATCTTTCCATCGCCCAGAAAGGCCTTCACACCAGCGAGGATGCAAGGCTTGGGAAGTCGTCCTGGAAGCAATCGCTAGACGAGATACCGTATGAGGATTTGATCAGTGCACATTCCGTCAATGCTTTTGTGCCTCTCATATTATGCCGCGAACTGCTGCCCTGTATGGGCACGGATGACCCCCGGTCTTCCAAAAGGCCCATGGGCTATATTGTGAATGTCTCCTCACGCGAAGGCATCTTCGACGACGTGGCCAACTCTCGCAGCAAAGCAGGCCACCATGTTCACACAAACATGTCGAAGGCTGCGATCAACATGATCACTGAGACAGAGGCGACTGCTGCCTGGAAGACTCGTCGTGTCGCAATGAACTCGGTCGATCCGGGCTACATGAGTGCGGCACCGGACTGCCAGCCTCGAGACGGTTGCCCGATTGGATTTGAAGATGGTGCTGCTCGTGTCCTCTGGCCCATTGTCGTGGGAGAGCGCGAGGGAAGGGTGGTCTCAGGCAGGTTTCTGAAGCATTTCGAGGAGGGCGCTGCCATCGTTCGACGTGGTTAG